The Candidatus Omnitrophota bacterium genome contains a region encoding:
- a CDS encoding aminoacetone oxidase family FAD-binding enzyme, with translation MEKFDVIIIGAGASGIAAAISAKKRGSSVIVCERLASMGKKILASGGGRCNLLNEELDETKYNPGSRELVKSILGQYGRDEIKKFFAGLGLFLSSENNRVFPATNQSASVLRVLELELRRLSISVEFNFEACDIRGAGVGFTVISRAGKKLQCSRLILACGGMSYPALGSNGGCYKLAENYGHKIIECVPVCVPLLVKDPFCHLLQGQKVSVTARSVVDGETRSESKGDVLFTKYGLSGTAVLDVSRELSVAINREHRQDAYIFLDLAPFLEENILKQYLSARLRSGVTADDLLCGVLPNKFILAFKDLLESRDPGRIAAGLKEKRFKVLGTRGWNEAEFTAGGIDTKEVKNASLESSLRKGLYFCGEALDVDGKRGGYNLAWAWSSGFVAGLTKGG, from the coding sequence ATGGAAAAATTTGACGTTATAATAATCGGCGCAGGGGCTTCAGGGATCGCCGCCGCGATCAGCGCAAAAAAACGCGGCTCCTCAGTTATTGTGTGTGAGCGCCTGGCGTCTATGGGCAAGAAGATACTGGCTTCCGGGGGAGGCAGGTGTAACCTGCTCAACGAGGAGCTGGATGAGACTAAATATAATCCCGGTTCGCGGGAACTGGTCAAGTCAATCCTGGGCCAATACGGCAGGGACGAAATAAAAAAATTCTTCGCCGGTCTCGGCCTTTTTTTATCATCCGAAAACAACCGTGTTTTTCCCGCCACTAACCAGTCAGCTTCTGTTTTAAGGGTGTTGGAGCTGGAATTGCGGCGATTATCCATTTCGGTTGAGTTTAATTTCGAGGCGTGCGATATACGCGGCGCGGGCGTTGGGTTTACGGTGATATCCCGGGCAGGCAAGAAGCTGCAATGTTCCAGGCTTATTTTGGCTTGCGGGGGGATGTCTTATCCGGCATTGGGTTCCAACGGCGGATGCTATAAACTGGCCGAAAATTACGGGCATAAGATCATTGAGTGTGTTCCGGTTTGCGTGCCTTTGCTGGTAAAAGACCCGTTTTGTCATTTACTTCAAGGGCAAAAGGTCTCTGTTACGGCCCGCTCTGTGGTTGATGGAGAAACAAGATCGGAGTCAAAAGGCGATGTATTGTTCACCAAATACGGGTTATCCGGAACAGCGGTCCTGGATGTCAGCAGGGAATTGTCCGTGGCGATCAATCGGGAGCATAGGCAGGATGCGTATATTTTTCTGGACTTGGCCCCGTTTTTGGAAGAAAATATATTGAAGCAGTATCTGTCGGCGCGGCTGCGGAGCGGGGTTACGGCGGATGATCTTTTGTGCGGGGTATTGCCAAACAAATTCATTCTCGCGTTTAAAGATTTGCTGGAAAGCAGAGATCCCGGGCGCATAGCTGCCGGGCTTAAGGAAAAGCGTTTTAAGGTCCTGGGGACGCGGGGTTGGAACGAGGCGGAATTCACGGCCGGCGGGATCGATACGAAAGAAGTGAAGAACGCCAGCCTTGAGTCGTCGCTGCGTAAAGGCTTGTATTTTTGCGGCGAGGCCCTGGATGTTGACGGCAAACGCGGGGGTTACAATTTAGCCTGGGCGTGGAGCTCGGGTTTTGTGGCGGGTTTAACCAAAGGGGGATGA
- a CDS encoding B12-binding domain-containing radical SAM protein codes for MDGIVLVGLNRNTVYTPLALLYCRACLTEDKKLSSRVRVDIREYELEDSEEYILWDLAKFAPGIVGFSCYLWNIKKVLKLSRMLRKAMPGIKIVLGGPEVSPLAKGILKDNPCVDLVVRGEGEFAFTDIARAYLTGKGLSGVKGITFRKGKKVFENPGHPFIADLDSIPSAYLNSGYELANREVCLETQRGCVFGCWFCYYNKGCANWRVFSLKRVKKELLFLLSQDQAEIYLMDPVFNIDIKRAKEICRFIIEHNKKRIPFHTEIQAELVDAELAALLKKACVRYIEVGLQSDDDKVLKNVRRAFNREKFIKGFSLLKSNGLVVELQLILGLPGDCLETFFRSLKFALELDPPVLSVFKLQVLPGTMIRERARSLGIEYEAEPPYEFIQSRTMPFKDSILAQKAVNSVSLFRRNKAALRLCKQKGIDMVQLIRLWLDHTRSDDHLLNNEDNNALSKEAAAFLQTCRRCM; via the coding sequence ATGGACGGTATTGTCTTAGTCGGCCTGAACCGCAACACGGTATATACCCCGTTAGCCCTTTTATATTGCCGGGCCTGCCTTACGGAAGATAAAAAATTATCCTCCAGGGTTCGTGTGGACATTCGGGAGTACGAGTTAGAGGATTCCGAGGAATATATATTATGGGACCTGGCGAAATTCGCGCCCGGGATCGTCGGGTTTTCCTGTTATTTGTGGAATATTAAAAAAGTGCTCAAGCTCAGCCGGATGCTGCGCAAGGCAATGCCGGGGATAAAAATAGTTTTGGGCGGGCCGGAAGTATCTCCTTTAGCCAAAGGGATATTGAAGGATAATCCCTGCGTAGATCTGGTGGTCAGGGGTGAAGGCGAGTTTGCCTTTACCGATATTGCGCGGGCTTATTTGACCGGCAAGGGGCTCTCAGGGGTTAAAGGAATAACCTTTCGCAAAGGCAAAAAGGTCTTTGAAAATCCAGGGCATCCGTTTATCGCGGACCTTGATTCCATACCCAGTGCGTATTTGAATTCCGGGTATGAGTTGGCTAATCGGGAAGTATGTCTGGAAACGCAGCGCGGCTGCGTGTTCGGCTGCTGGTTCTGTTATTACAATAAAGGTTGCGCTAACTGGCGGGTTTTTTCGCTGAAGAGAGTAAAGAAAGAGCTGCTTTTTTTGCTTTCCCAGGATCAGGCGGAAATTTACCTGATGGATCCGGTCTTTAATATAGATATTAAGCGGGCCAAGGAGATATGCCGCTTCATAATTGAACACAATAAAAAACGCATCCCGTTCCATACCGAGATCCAGGCGGAATTAGTCGACGCGGAATTGGCGGCACTTTTGAAGAAAGCCTGCGTGCGCTATATCGAAGTGGGACTGCAGTCGGATGACGATAAGGTCCTGAAAAATGTCCGGCGGGCGTTTAACCGGGAAAAGTTCATCAAAGGGTTTAGCCTGCTTAAGAGTAACGGCCTGGTGGTTGAGCTGCAGTTGATCCTGGGGTTGCCCGGGGATTGTTTGGAAACATTTTTCAGGTCTTTGAAATTCGCGCTTGAACTCGATCCGCCGGTGTTGTCCGTTTTTAAGCTGCAGGTTTTGCCCGGTACGATGATACGCGAACGCGCGCGGTCGCTGGGTATTGAATATGAAGCGGAGCCGCCGTATGAATTTATCCAGAGCAGGACAATGCCTTTTAAGGATTCCATACTGGCGCAAAAAGCGGTTAATAGCGTGAGCCTTTTTCGCCGGAACAAAGCCGCGCTGAGGCTATGTAAACAAAAAGGCATAGATATGGTGCAATTGATCAGGCTCTGGCTTGATCATACGCGCTCCGATGACCATTTGCTGAATAATGAAGATAACAACGCTTTGTCCAAGGAAGCCGCCGCTTTCCTCCAGACCTGTAGACGTTGTATGTAA